Proteins from a single region of Candidatus Saccharibacteria bacterium:
- the rplC gene encoding 50S ribosomal protein L3 produces MKALLGTKIGMTQIISESGAAIPVTLIQAGPVTVTQVKSVDIDGYNAVQVAYGEGKNLSKAVAGHTSPAKVTPKHIREFRVEELPEGLSVGSTIDVTTFNLGDIVDATGTSKGKGFAGTVKRHNFNTSKKTHGGNGNVRKPGSIGSMYPQKVFKGKRMAGRMGADRVTVKNLEVAYVDASNNLIGLKGAVPGPKKGLIIIGGKA; encoded by the coding sequence ATGAAAGCACTTCTCGGTACCAAAATTGGTATGACCCAAATCATCAGCGAGAGCGGCGCGGCTATTCCAGTCACGCTTATTCAAGCTGGCCCCGTGACTGTGACTCAAGTCAAGTCCGTCGATATCGACGGCTACAACGCAGTCCAGGTGGCATATGGTGAGGGTAAGAACTTGAGCAAGGCCGTTGCTGGACACACAAGTCCAGCCAAAGTGACCCCGAAACACATTCGGGAATTTCGTGTTGAAGAACTACCAGAAGGCCTCTCGGTAGGAAGCACGATCGACGTAACAACCTTTAACTTGGGTGACATCGTAGATGCAACCGGTACAAGTAAAGGTAAGGGTTTTGCCGGTACGGTAAAACGCCACAACTTTAATACCAGCAAAAAGACTCACGGTGGTAACGGAAACGTTCGTAAGCCGGGTTCTATCGGATCAATGTATCCTCAGAAAGTCTTTAAGGGTAAGCGAATGGCCGGCCGAATGGGTGCCGACCGCGTAACCGTAAAAAACCTTGAGGTTGCTTACGTTGACGCTAGCAACAACCTTATCGGCCTAAAGGGTGCAGTTCCTGGTCCTAAGAAGGGTCTGATTATTATCGGAGGGAAGGCATAA
- a CDS encoding HIT domain-containing protein — protein sequence MYHYRKTRKSYRALNASDTTKPVCTLCDEDNKPRIIRETTTMILLPNRVSYDIFEGMRVVEHLMIVPKRHVEHIEDFTNQEKMDFMSLAGEFEMKGFNVYARGAKSATRSVAHQHTHLIKTDNKKAKSVVYIAKPHILIRT from the coding sequence GTGTACCACTACCGTAAAACACGTAAGTCGTATAGGGCACTAAACGCCAGCGACACTACTAAGCCTGTCTGTACACTTTGCGACGAAGATAATAAGCCAAGAATTATAAGAGAAACCACCACAATGATATTGCTTCCGAACCGTGTGTCCTACGATATCTTTGAAGGAATGCGGGTTGTCGAGCATCTCATGATCGTGCCAAAACGCCATGTTGAGCATATAGAGGATTTCACAAACCAAGAAAAGATGGATTTTATGTCACTCGCTGGAGAGTTTGAGATGAAGGGGTTTAATGTTTACGCACGTGGCGCAAAAAGCGCCACCAGGTCGGTTGCGCATCAGCATACGCACCTAATAAAAACCGACAATAAAAAGGCAAAGTCTGTCGTATATATCGCCAAGCCACACATTCTTATTCGTACATAG
- a CDS encoding 50S ribosomal protein L23 produces the protein MISVIPRATEKAYAQSQNNVYVFNVPLTANKKQIVAAVETQFEVKVTGIKTLVQSGKAVRFSKGKNRHPGTTTRKDSKKAYVTLATGDSIKVFDQPAEEEKK, from the coding sequence ATGATTAGCGTTATCCCACGCGCGACTGAAAAGGCCTACGCACAGTCGCAAAACAATGTTTACGTATTTAATGTTCCACTTACCGCAAACAAGAAACAAATTGTTGCCGCAGTGGAAACCCAATTTGAAGTAAAAGTAACTGGAATCAAGACTCTGGTACAAAGCGGTAAAGCCGTACGCTTTAGCAAAGGCAAGAACCGTCACCCAGGTACAACGACTCGTAAAGACTCTAAAAAAGCTTACGTGACGCTTGCCACTGGCGACAGTATCAAAGTATTTGATCAGCCAGCAGAAGAGGAGAAGAAGTAA
- the rplD gene encoding 50S ribosomal protein L4 gives MAETTKPAAAKTALPKEVFAVEVPNHELLKLAYDSFLANNRLASATTKQRGEVRGGGKKPWKQKGTGRARFGSSRNPIWRGGGVVFGPRGNENYTKKISTTSKRVALRQALTLAEQAGKIVVKDFKPAGKTVETVKFLEDNKLDRKVLMVVDVKTPELIRATANLQNVLLVSSMYLSVYYILNADKIVLSTKSVETIKNWLAKEEA, from the coding sequence ATGGCTGAGACTACTAAACCAGCAGCAGCTAAGACTGCTTTGCCGAAGGAAGTATTTGCAGTAGAGGTTCCAAACCACGAACTGCTAAAGCTTGCTTACGACTCGTTCCTTGCGAACAACCGTCTTGCAAGCGCAACCACAAAACAGCGCGGCGAAGTTCGCGGTGGTGGTAAAAAGCCATGGAAACAGAAGGGTACTGGTCGCGCACGATTTGGTTCGAGCCGAAACCCAATCTGGCGTGGTGGTGGTGTCGTATTCGGGCCTCGCGGCAACGAAAACTACACGAAAAAGATCAGCACAACCAGCAAGCGCGTGGCTCTTCGCCAAGCACTTACATTGGCAGAACAAGCTGGCAAGATCGTCGTAAAAGACTTCAAGCCTGCTGGTAAAACTGTCGAGACTGTGAAGTTCCTCGAAGACAACAAGCTTGACCGCAAGGTTTTGATGGTTGTCGACGTTAAGACTCCAGAGCTGATCCGTGCAACCGCAAACCTTCAGAACGTCCTGCTTGTCAGCAGCATGTACCTGAGCGTCTACTACATCCTTAACGCAGACAAGATTGTTCTTTCGACTAAATCAGTTGAAACGATCAAGAACTGGCTAGCGAAGGAGGAGGCGTAA
- the rpsG gene encoding 30S ribosomal protein S7 has translation MPRKVTKKLQRELKPDRKYQSVLVQRLINKSILDGKKSIAERAVYDALELAAKKLDSEDPLAVFERALKNVSPNFEVKSRRVGGANYQIPFPVQGHRQLHYAFSWMVQSARSRSGMPYAQRLALEIVDAYNEAGAAYKKKEDTHKMAEANRAFAHFARG, from the coding sequence ATGCCTCGTAAAGTAACCAAAAAGCTTCAGCGCGAGCTAAAGCCAGACCGTAAGTACCAGAGCGTACTCGTACAGCGCCTAATCAACAAATCTATCCTAGATGGTAAAAAGTCTATTGCCGAGCGTGCCGTTTACGACGCACTCGAGCTTGCTGCTAAAAAACTTGATAGCGAAGATCCACTTGCAGTGTTCGAACGAGCACTCAAGAACGTTTCACCAAACTTCGAGGTTAAATCTCGTCGTGTTGGGGGTGCAAACTACCAGATTCCGTTCCCAGTACAGGGACACCGCCAATTGCACTACGCATTTAGCTGGATGGTACAGTCTGCTCGCAGCCGTAGTGGTATGCCATACGCTCAGCGCCTAGCGCTTGAGATCGTCGACGCCTACAACGAAGCTGGCGCAGCTTACAAAAAGAAGGAAGACACGCACAAAATGGCAGAAGCCAACCGTGCATTTGCTCACTTCGCCCGCGGCTAA
- the fusA gene encoding elongation factor G: protein MAQQTVPLKDFRNIGIIAHIDAGKTTTTEGILYRTGINHKIGEVRGADGDSATTDWMAQEKERGITITSAAVTCFWKGHTINIIDTPGHIDFTAEVERSLRVLDGAVTVFDGKMGVEAQTETVWRQANKYGVPRICFINKINQTGGDFYKSLDTIHARLSKNALPIHLPIGFEKDINGLVDLVDMKAYTYNDYADKALVQGEIPADMLEKAKNARSLLVEAAVEAEDELFERFLEKGEESITEEELKRALRKRVLAGDFYLITGGDGRGVIVEKVLDLVADYLPSPLDVEGIWGQNPKTGEQIERKPDASQPMAGLAFKIATDPFVGKLIFVRVYSGKITAGSYVLNTTTGNKERIGRIVRMHADKREDIDSISAGDIAAVVGLKDTFTGATICDPAHPIQLESIDFPEPPVSIAVEPKTKADQEKMGIALQRLAEEDPTFRVHTDEETGQTIMSGMGELHLDILIDRMKREFKVEANIGEPQVAFRESIKGTSEVQGKHAKQSGGRGQYGDVWVRFEPNEPGKGFEFFDAIKGGVVPQEYRKPVEQGIRETLDGGVIAGYPVVDVKATLYDGSYHDVDSSELAFKLAGHLATREGIKQAKPILLEPVMRVEVTTPEEFMGDVIGDLNARRGRIEAMEDLLGGAKLVRAFVPLASMFGYTGDIRSMSQGRAASTMELAQYEEVPPNVAQEIIEKRSSK, encoded by the coding sequence ATGGCTCAACAAACCGTCCCGCTAAAGGACTTTCGTAACATCGGTATCATTGCCCACATCGACGCGGGTAAAACCACGACAACTGAAGGTATTTTGTATCGTACCGGAATCAACCACAAAATTGGTGAGGTTCGTGGCGCCGATGGCGACAGCGCAACTACCGACTGGATGGCACAAGAGAAAGAGCGTGGAATTACCATCACCTCTGCTGCTGTGACATGTTTCTGGAAAGGTCACACGATCAACATTATCGACACCCCAGGCCACATCGACTTTACAGCCGAAGTTGAGCGTTCTCTTCGCGTACTCGACGGTGCCGTGACGGTGTTCGACGGCAAGATGGGTGTCGAAGCTCAGACTGAAACTGTATGGCGTCAAGCTAACAAATACGGCGTGCCTCGTATCTGTTTTATCAACAAAATCAACCAAACTGGTGGTGATTTCTACAAATCTCTTGACACTATTCACGCACGTCTTTCAAAGAACGCGCTTCCTATCCACCTTCCTATCGGATTCGAAAAAGATATCAACGGTCTTGTTGACCTTGTTGACATGAAGGCGTACACCTACAACGACTACGCCGATAAAGCGCTTGTTCAGGGTGAAATTCCTGCTGACATGCTTGAGAAGGCTAAAAACGCTCGTAGCCTGCTTGTTGAAGCTGCTGTTGAGGCTGAGGACGAACTATTCGAACGATTCCTTGAAAAGGGTGAAGAATCTATCACCGAAGAAGAGCTTAAGCGAGCGCTTCGTAAGCGAGTTCTTGCTGGTGACTTTTACCTTATCACCGGTGGTGATGGCCGTGGCGTGATCGTAGAGAAGGTACTTGACCTTGTTGCTGATTACCTCCCATCTCCTCTTGATGTTGAAGGTATCTGGGGTCAGAACCCTAAGACTGGCGAACAGATTGAGCGCAAGCCAGATGCCTCGCAGCCAATGGCTGGTCTTGCCTTTAAAATTGCTACCGACCCATTTGTTGGTAAGCTAATCTTCGTTCGTGTTTACAGTGGTAAAATTACCGCTGGTAGTTACGTTCTTAACACGACAACTGGCAACAAAGAGCGTATTGGACGTATTGTTCGTATGCACGCCGACAAGCGTGAAGACATCGATTCAATCAGTGCTGGTGATATTGCCGCTGTTGTGGGCCTAAAGGACACCTTTACCGGAGCAACCATTTGTGATCCTGCGCACCCAATTCAGCTTGAATCTATCGACTTCCCAGAACCACCTGTGTCGATTGCGGTTGAGCCTAAAACCAAGGCCGACCAAGAAAAAATGGGTATTGCATTGCAGCGTCTTGCCGAGGAAGATCCTACGTTCCGTGTTCACACCGACGAAGAAACCGGCCAGACAATCATGTCGGGAATGGGTGAGCTTCACCTTGATATCCTTATCGACCGCATGAAGCGCGAATTTAAGGTAGAGGCGAACATTGGTGAGCCACAGGTAGCCTTCCGTGAATCTATCAAGGGTACCTCTGAAGTTCAGGGTAAGCACGCCAAGCAATCTGGTGGTCGTGGTCAGTACGGTGACGTTTGGGTTCGCTTTGAACCGAACGAGCCAGGCAAGGGCTTTGAATTCTTTGACGCTATCAAGGGTGGTGTTGTCCCTCAGGAATACCGCAAGCCTGTTGAGCAGGGTATTCGTGAAACGCTCGACGGCGGTGTTATCGCCGGCTACCCAGTTGTCGATGTTAAGGCGACGCTTTACGACGGTAGCTACCACGATGTGGACTCGAGCGAACTTGCCTTTAAACTTGCTGGACACCTTGCAACCCGCGAAGGTATCAAGCAGGCGAAACCAATCCTTCTTGAACCAGTTATGCGCGTTGAAGTAACTACCCCAGAGGAATTCATGGGTGATGTTATTGGCGACCTTAACGCCCGCCGTGGCCGTATCGAGGCTATGGAAGACCTTCTAGGTGGTGCTAAGCTCGTTCGTGCATTCGTGCCGCTTGCAAGCATGTTTGGCTACACGGGTGATATTCGTTCTATGAGCCAGGGCCGTGCCGCAAGCACAATGGAACTAGCGCAGTACGAAGAAGTACCACCAAACGTTGCTCAGGAAATCATCGAAAAGCGATCAAGCAAATAG
- the tuf gene encoding elongation factor Tu, with translation MADFDRTKPHVNVGTMGHVDHGKTTLTAAITAVLAKRLPSDVNKKVDYAQIDNAPEERARGITIASSHQEYESATRHYAHVDMPGHADYVKNMITGAAQIDGAILVVAANDGPLPQTREHVLLAKQVGVPKIVVFLNKMDLADPELVELVEMDIRELLAKNGFDEDAPIIKGSATKALEGDTANEDAIMQLVEALDTYVPEPPRDLDKPFLMPIEDVFSIKGRGTVATGRIEQGVVKINDPVEIVGVKASQQSVVTGIEAFKKNLNQGQAGDNAGLLLRGIEREQIERGQVVAKPGSITPHTEFDAEVYILKKEEGGRHTPFSKGYKPQFYFRTTDVTGEVELPADKEMVMPGDTLTFKVKLLAPIAMEQGLNFAIREGGRTVGAGVVTSITK, from the coding sequence ATGGCAGATTTCGATCGAACCAAGCCTCACGTTAACGTTGGTACTATGGGCCACGTTGACCACGGTAAAACAACTTTGACAGCTGCAATTACTGCCGTACTTGCAAAGCGTCTTCCAAGCGACGTCAACAAAAAAGTTGACTACGCACAAATCGACAACGCACCTGAAGAGCGCGCACGTGGTATTACCATTGCATCTTCACACCAGGAATACGAGTCAGCAACCCGTCACTACGCTCACGTAGACATGCCAGGACACGCCGACTACGTTAAGAACATGATCACCGGTGCTGCACAGATCGACGGAGCTATCCTCGTTGTTGCTGCAAACGATGGTCCACTTCCACAAACTCGCGAGCACGTTCTTCTTGCTAAGCAGGTTGGTGTGCCTAAGATCGTTGTCTTCCTTAACAAGATGGACCTTGCTGATCCTGAACTAGTTGAACTAGTTGAAATGGACATCCGCGAACTTCTTGCAAAGAACGGCTTCGACGAAGACGCTCCTATCATCAAGGGTTCTGCTACTAAGGCTCTTGAGGGTGACACGGCAAACGAAGATGCGATCATGCAGCTTGTTGAAGCTCTTGACACCTACGTTCCAGAACCACCACGCGACCTCGACAAGCCATTCCTTATGCCTATCGAAGACGTGTTCTCAATCAAGGGTCGTGGTACAGTTGCTACCGGCCGTATTGAGCAAGGTGTTGTTAAGATCAACGACCCAGTTGAAATTGTTGGTGTGAAAGCTTCACAGCAATCAGTTGTTACTGGTATTGAGGCATTTAAAAAGAACCTAAACCAGGGTCAAGCTGGTGACAACGCTGGTCTTCTCCTCCGTGGTATCGAGCGCGAACAAATCGAGCGTGGTCAGGTTGTTGCTAAGCCAGGTTCGATCACTCCACACACAGAGTTCGACGCCGAAGTCTACATCCTTAAGAAGGAAGAGGGCGGCCGTCACACTCCATTCAGCAAGGGCTACAAGCCACAGTTCTACTTCCGTACTACAGACGTAACTGGTGAAGTTGAACTTCCAGCTGACAAAGAGATGGTTATGCCAGGTGACACACTAACCTTCAAGGTTAAGTTGCTTGCTCCTATCGCCATGGAACAAGGTCTAAACTTCGCTATCCGCGAAGGTGGCCGTACCGTTGGTGCTGGTGTTGTAACAAGCATCACCAAATAG
- the rpsL gene encoding 30S ribosomal protein S12, producing MPTINQLVRKPRKTALKKSKSPALGRIHNALKTRYADQNGPLKRGVCIKVTTKTPKKPNSALRKVARVRLTNNQEVWAYIGGEGHNLQEHAVVLVRGGRVPDLPGVRYHIVRGALDLQGVAKRKQGRSKYGAKKEDK from the coding sequence ATGCCAACGATTAACCAATTGGTACGCAAGCCACGCAAGACTGCGCTGAAAAAGTCAAAGTCACCTGCGCTCGGCCGTATCCACAACGCGCTTAAAACCCGCTACGCCGACCAAAACGGCCCACTTAAACGTGGTGTTTGTATCAAGGTCACCACTAAAACACCTAAAAAGCCTAACTCAGCACTCCGTAAGGTTGCTCGTGTTCGTCTTACTAACAACCAAGAAGTATGGGCATACATTGGCGGTGAAGGTCACAACCTACAGGAACACGCTGTTGTGCTTGTTCGCGGTGGGCGTGTGCCAGACCTTCCAGGTGTTCGTTACCACATCGTTCGTGGTGCGCTCGACCTTCAGGGTGTTGCGAAGCGCAAACAGGGCCGTTCAAAGTACGGTGCTAAGAAGGAGGACAAGTAG
- the rpoC gene encoding DNA-directed RNA polymerase subunit beta' codes for MSRVIANNGIADFDAVRLAVASPEDILKWSYGEVTKPETINYRTQKPERDGLFCERIFGPTKDVNIHDNKLKGVRSREAAVDKNGELVTKSIVRRERMGHIQLAAPVAHIWFMRGTPSAMSLLLGITVRNLERIAYFATYVVLNVDAEKRDQMLADLEAETEAGRAAIKIRYEREASADGADVKALAEQQSREVEELNDMYTVKKAQLESLVKGALINETDYRNLPEEYEELVEVGMGGTAMKALLDEIDLPTLIGQLSEEVAGAKGQREKKLLKRLKVLEGMHAAGIKPSSLTWTVLPVIPPDLRPMVQLTGGRFATSDLNDLYRRVINRNNRLKKLIDLNAPEVIRRNEMRMLQEAVDALIDNSAARGGRAVNATGGRRRLKSISDMLKGKQGRFRQNLLGKRVDYSGRSVIVVGPKLKIHQCGLPKQMALELFKPFVISWLIRGEHAHNIRSATRLIEAGDTLVWDALDAVIEGKYVLLNRAPSLHRLSIQAFQPVLVEGKAIQLHPLVANGFNADYDGDQMAVHLPLSKEAQREARELMSATNNLLKPADGAPVLNIGQDVVLGNYYLTYEKPAAQTENVKAYSSVYEAEMAYDAKKLQLQTPIRVLAKGKIRETTLGRVFFNEILPADYPFDNSVQNKKQLKRVLAKIFNTYGAEETAKTADRMKGLAFRFATIAAVSTGKDDYLHFDEISEFVAEGDAKTALISEQFDQGLITEDERYNLTVASWRSIDRQVTEFLQSKLKDMDTSISVMVNSGARGDISNVKLASAMVGIMVDAANREIELPIRSSYKQGLSSLESFVATRGARKGLIDTALKTADSGYLTRRLVDVSQDVFTVSDEENDDEGFAIDRSESALTMIDFGNRLYGRYTAEEVPGFVGKDELITREIADAIEADSSVTSVKIQSVLSTKNLRGIPQKSYGIDMATGRLVAKAQPVGVIAAQSVGEPGTQLTLRTFHAGGVAGGDITQGLPRVEELFEARSPKGQAHMTEVTGLVDVWEDGKKYTVQVTPEAGHVERIALEGRTVTVKAGSNVKVGDVLATGESESKPLVAPFDGVVEVAEDTLVLAANASAPVRYEIPGSTQLVVRAGDTVEAGDRLTIGSLNLHDLMRLKGTEAAQRYIINEVLRIYAAQGQDVADKHLEIIVRQMFSRVQVEDPGDTAFVMGDIVSKAAVVEANAIAAAEGREPAQYTQLLLGITKVSIWSDSWLSAASFQDTTRVLINAATSGRADRLNGLKENVIIGRKIPVGTGAETNEYEEDIESEIAEDIQLAE; via the coding sequence ATGAGTCGAGTTATCGCCAACAACGGTATCGCTGATTTTGACGCAGTTCGTCTGGCAGTTGCCAGCCCTGAGGATATCCTCAAGTGGAGCTACGGTGAAGTTACCAAGCCTGAAACGATTAACTACCGTACCCAAAAGCCAGAGCGCGACGGACTATTCTGTGAGCGAATTTTCGGCCCAACCAAAGACGTCAACATTCATGACAACAAGCTAAAAGGTGTTCGTTCACGCGAAGCTGCTGTCGACAAGAACGGCGAATTGGTTACTAAATCAATCGTTCGACGTGAGCGTATGGGACACATCCAGCTTGCTGCGCCTGTAGCGCACATCTGGTTTATGCGTGGCACTCCTAGCGCTATGAGCTTGCTCCTTGGCATTACGGTTCGTAACCTCGAACGCATTGCATACTTTGCAACTTACGTTGTTCTGAATGTCGATGCTGAAAAGCGCGACCAAATGCTTGCCGACCTAGAAGCCGAAACCGAAGCAGGGCGCGCAGCGATTAAAATCCGCTACGAACGCGAAGCTTCAGCCGACGGTGCAGACGTAAAAGCACTTGCCGAGCAACAATCACGTGAAGTTGAAGAACTCAACGACATGTACACTGTTAAGAAAGCGCAGCTTGAAAGTCTTGTAAAGGGTGCACTTATCAACGAAACCGACTACCGTAACCTTCCAGAAGAATACGAAGAATTGGTTGAAGTTGGTATGGGTGGAACCGCTATGAAAGCGCTCCTCGACGAAATCGACCTCCCAACGCTTATTGGCCAGCTTAGCGAAGAAGTCGCCGGCGCCAAAGGTCAGCGTGAGAAGAAGCTTCTTAAGCGCCTTAAGGTGCTAGAAGGTATGCACGCCGCTGGTATTAAGCCAAGCAGCCTTACCTGGACGGTACTTCCTGTGATTCCACCGGATCTTCGCCCTATGGTGCAGCTAACTGGTGGCCGTTTTGCAACAAGCGACCTAAACGACCTCTACCGTCGCGTTATCAACCGTAATAACCGTCTTAAAAAGCTTATCGACCTCAATGCGCCAGAAGTAATTCGCCGCAACGAAATGCGCATGCTTCAAGAGGCTGTTGACGCATTGATCGACAACAGCGCAGCCCGTGGTGGTCGTGCCGTTAACGCAACAGGTGGCCGTCGCCGTCTTAAATCAATCAGCGATATGCTTAAGGGTAAGCAGGGTCGTTTCCGCCAGAACCTTCTTGGTAAGCGTGTCGACTACTCTGGTCGTTCAGTTATCGTGGTTGGTCCTAAGCTTAAGATTCACCAGTGTGGTCTTCCTAAGCAGATGGCCCTCGAACTGTTCAAGCCATTCGTTATTAGCTGGTTGATCCGTGGCGAGCACGCTCACAACATCCGTAGTGCCACTCGCTTGATCGAAGCTGGCGATACGCTTGTATGGGACGCGCTTGACGCAGTTATCGAAGGTAAGTACGTTCTCTTGAACCGTGCACCATCACTCCACCGTCTTTCAATTCAGGCCTTCCAGCCAGTACTTGTAGAAGGTAAGGCGATTCAGCTGCACCCACTTGTCGCCAACGGATTTAACGCCGACTACGACGGTGACCAGATGGCTGTCCACCTTCCGCTTTCTAAAGAGGCTCAGCGTGAAGCTCGTGAACTCATGAGCGCAACTAACAACCTCTTGAAGCCAGCCGATGGTGCGCCAGTACTTAACATCGGTCAGGACGTTGTTCTTGGTAACTACTACCTAACCTACGAAAAGCCAGCCGCACAGACCGAAAACGTAAAAGCCTACAGCTCTGTCTACGAAGCCGAAATGGCCTACGACGCTAAAAAGCTTCAGCTTCAAACGCCAATTCGTGTTCTTGCAAAGGGTAAAATCCGCGAAACAACACTTGGTCGCGTTTTCTTCAACGAAATTCTGCCAGCTGATTATCCATTCGACAACTCGGTACAGAACAAGAAGCAGCTAAAGCGCGTTCTTGCAAAGATCTTCAACACCTACGGTGCCGAAGAAACAGCAAAGACCGCTGACCGCATGAAGGGTCTTGCATTCCGCTTTGCAACAATCGCCGCTGTATCAACAGGTAAAGACGACTACCTCCACTTCGACGAGATCAGTGAATTCGTAGCAGAAGGCGACGCAAAGACTGCGCTCATCTCTGAGCAGTTCGACCAAGGTCTTATCACCGAAGACGAGCGTTACAATCTTACTGTTGCCTCATGGCGTTCAATCGACCGTCAGGTTACCGAGTTCTTGCAGAGTAAGCTAAAGGACATGGACACCAGCATTAGCGTTATGGTTAACTCTGGTGCGCGTGGTGATATTAGCAACGTTAAGCTTGCAAGCGCCATGGTTGGTATCATGGTGGACGCAGCGAACCGTGAGATTGAGCTTCCTATCCGTTCTAGCTACAAGCAGGGTCTTTCATCACTTGAGTCATTCGTGGCTACCCGTGGTGCGCGTAAGGGTCTGATTGACACCGCGCTTAAGACTGCTGACTCTGGTTACCTAACTCGCCGTTTGGTCGATGTATCACAAGATGTGTTCACCGTATCCGACGAAGAAAACGACGACGAAGGCTTTGCAATCGACCGTTCAGAATCTGCACTTACTATGATCGACTTCGGCAACCGTCTTTACGGACGTTACACCGCCGAAGAAGTTCCTGGATTTGTTGGCAAAGACGAGCTCATTACCCGTGAGATCGCCGACGCTATCGAAGCAGATTCAAGCGTAACGAGTGTTAAAATCCAAAGCGTTCTTTCGACCAAGAACCTCCGTGGTATCCCACAAAAGAGCTATGGTATCGATATGGCAACCGGCCGTCTCGTTGCTAAGGCGCAACCTGTTGGTGTTATCGCCGCACAGTCTGTCGGTGAGCCTGGTACACAGCTAACGCTTCGTACCTTCCACGCCGGTGGTGTAGCTGGTGGAGACATCACCCAGGGTCTTCCTCGTGTTGAAGAGCTCTTCGAAGCACGAAGCCCTAAGGGTCAGGCACACATGACCGAAGTTACTGGTCTTGTCGACGTCTGGGAAGATGGCAAGAAGTACACCGTACAGGTAACGCCAGAGGCTGGTCATGTTGAGCGTATCGCGCTTGAAGGCCGCACGGTTACTGTAAAAGCTGGCAGCAATGTCAAGGTAGGTGATGTTCTTGCAACTGGTGAAAGCGAATCGAAGCCTCTTGTTGCGCCATTCGATGGTGTCGTAGAAGTTGCCGAAGATACGCTCGTACTTGCCGCAAACGCAAGCGCCCCTGTACGCTACGAAATCCCTGGCTCAACCCAGCTTGTTGTTCGTGCGGGTGACACTGTTGAAGCAGGTGACCGTCTTACGATTGGTTCACTCAACCTTCACGACCTCATGCGCCTAAAGGGTACCGAAGCTGCACAGCGATACATTATTAACGAAGTTCTGCGTATTTACGCCGCACAGGGTCAAGACGTTGCCGACAAGCACCTCGAGATCATCGTGCGCCAGATGTTCAGCCGCGTTCAGGTTGAAGATCCAGGTGATACAGCGTTCGTTATGGGTGATATTGTTTCAAAGGCTGCTGTCGTTGAAGCAAACGCTATTGCCGCTGCTGAAGGCCGTGAACCTGCGCAGTACACGCAACTCCTTCTTGGTATTACCAAGGTGTCTATCTGGAGCGACAGCTGGCTATCAGCCGCATCATTCCAAGACACGACCCGCGTTCTGATCAACGCCGCAACAAGCGGACGCGCAGATCGCCTTAACGGTCTAAAGGAAAACGTTATTATCGGACGCAAGATTCCAGTTGGAACCGGCGCCGAGACGAACGAATACGAAGAGGACATCGAAAGCGAAATCGCCGAAGATATCCAACTCGCAGAGTAA
- the rpsJ gene encoding 30S ribosomal protein S10, whose translation MTETKAVKDAGLRIRIRLKAYDHKVIDQSAKQIIDTAIRTGASIAGPVPLPTRRSSWTVVKSPHVYKTGGETFEMRIHKRLIDITNATPKTIDSLQNLSLPAGVDAEIRM comes from the coding sequence ATGACAGAAACCAAAGCCGTCAAAGACGCTGGCCTACGCATTCGTATTCGCCTAAAGGCATACGATCACAAGGTTATCGACCAATCAGCAAAACAAATTATCGATACTGCTATCCGTACCGGTGCAAGTATTGCCGGCCCTGTTCCACTTCCTACTCGCCGTAGTAGCTGGACAGTCGTTAAGTCACCTCATGTTTACAAAACAGGTGGTGAAACGTTCGAAATGCGTATCCACAAACGTCTTATCGACATTACGAACGCAACTCCAAAGACTATCGACAGCCTGCAAAACCTCAGCCTTCCAGCTGGTGTTGACGCAGAAATCCGCATGTAG